One segment of Anomalospiza imberbis isolate Cuckoo-Finch-1a 21T00152 chromosome 2, ASM3175350v1, whole genome shotgun sequence DNA contains the following:
- the LOC137469776 gene encoding taste receptor type 2 member 40-like: protein MMTSFALLCLSIAIIESLAGILGNGIILAASLTSCTGSKTWPPYDMIVISLSSSKLILQSWNTLDFLMNIFYEPFFYKENLLTVTKIIFTLLSYSSLWFGAWLSVFYCIKVASFTQHFFIWLKLRIARLVPWMLLTSWLCSFIAAIPFAWDVYSVHKNITVPLFMTNSSARRTTRKDSLGLLILLCNAAIGLPLMLSVVSNILLIRSLWIHTREMQNNASGFRDPSLEAHMKAIKSVFSFLILYIIFFICVLIIVFNAFLPLSNGDSIFVVLMAACPTAHTLVLIWSNPKFRELPARIWQHTNCHIRTASM from the coding sequence ATGATGACATCTTTTGCTCTCCTTTGTCTATCAATTGCTATAATTGAATCCCTGGCAGGAATTCTAGGAAATGGAATTATCTTGGCTGCCAGTTTAACGAGCTGCACTGGGAGCAAGACATGGCCCCCATATGATATGATTGTGATCTCACTGAGTTCatctaaattaattttgcagTCATGGAATACACTGGATTTCttaatgaatatattttatgaACCCTTCTTTTATAAAGAAAACCTGCTAACAGTGACCAAGATAATTTTTACGCTTCTGAGCTACTCCAGCCTCTGGTTTGGAGCCTGGCTTAGTGTCTTCTATTGTATCAAGGTTGCCAGTTTTACACAGCATTTCTTCATCTGGCTGAAGCTAAGAATTGCCAGGCTGGTGCCCTGGATGCTGCTCACATCATGGCTCTGCTCCTTCATAGCTGCAATTCCCTTTGCCTGGGATGTCTACAGTGTGCACAAGAACATCACTGTTCCTCTATTCATGACAAACTCTTCAGCAAGGAGAACCACACGGAAAGACAGTTTGGGTTTATTAATTCTTCTCTGTAATGCCGCTATAGGTCTGCCTTTAATGTTGTCTGTAGTTTCAAATATCCTGCTCATTCGGTCTCTGTGGATACACACCAGAGAGATGCAAAATAATGCAAGTGGCTTCAGGGATCCCAGCTTAGAGGCACATATGAAAGCCATCAAGTCAGTCTTTTCCTTCCTTATCCTTtacattatattttttatttgtgtgctTATCATTGTATTCAATGCTTTTTTACCTCTAAGCAATGGAGACTCAATCTTTGTAGTTTTAATGGCTGCCTGTCCTACAGCACACACATTGGTCTTAATTTGGAGCAATCCAAAATTTCGAGAGCTGCCAGCTAGGATTTGGCAACACACTAACTGTCATATCAGAACTGCATCCATGTAA